A window of Ignavibacteriales bacterium contains these coding sequences:
- the ahcY gene encoding adenosylhomocysteinase, which produces MSQAVETKVMNYKVKDISLAEWGRKEIKLAEAEMPGLMSLRRQYGKVKPFKGARIAGCLHMTIQTAVLIETLIELGAEVKWSSCNIFSTQDHAAAAIAAAGISVYAWKGMTLEEFDWCIEQTLFFGEDKKPLNMILDDGGDLTNMVLDKFPELVKGIKGISEETTTGVHRLYDRVKQGTLPIPAFNVNDSVTKSKFDNKYGCRESLVDAIRRATDLMMAGKVAVVAGYGDVGKGSAQSLRSAGVRVIVSEIDPICALQAAMDGYEVKKMKNAVPRADLIVTATGNIDIITEEHFRLMKDKAIVCNIGHFDNEIDMAWLNDNYGNTKDTIKPQVDKYTVDGKDIIVLAEGRLVNLGCGTGHPSFVMSNSFTNQVLAQLELWNHSDKYENKVYTLPKHLDEQVARLHLEKIGVELDLLNEKQAKYIGVKADGPYKPDYYRY; this is translated from the coding sequence ATGAGTCAAGCAGTTGAAACGAAAGTTATGAATTATAAAGTAAAAGATATATCTCTTGCCGAATGGGGAAGGAAAGAAATTAAATTAGCAGAAGCTGAAATGCCCGGATTAATGTCGTTGAGAAGACAGTATGGCAAAGTAAAACCATTTAAGGGAGCTCGAATTGCAGGATGCCTTCACATGACAATTCAAACCGCAGTTCTTATTGAAACATTGATTGAATTAGGGGCTGAAGTAAAATGGTCTTCATGCAATATTTTTTCTACACAAGATCATGCCGCCGCCGCAATAGCTGCTGCCGGAATTTCTGTTTATGCGTGGAAGGGAATGACGCTCGAAGAATTCGATTGGTGCATTGAACAAACTTTATTTTTCGGTGAAGACAAAAAACCGTTGAACATGATTCTTGATGACGGCGGTGATTTAACCAATATGGTTTTAGATAAATTCCCGGAGTTAGTGAAAGGTATAAAAGGAATCTCTGAGGAAACTACAACGGGTGTTCATCGTTTATACGATAGAGTTAAACAAGGTACGCTTCCAATTCCAGCATTCAATGTAAATGATTCAGTTACAAAATCTAAATTTGATAACAAATATGGCTGCCGAGAATCTTTAGTGGATGCAATTCGAAGAGCAACAGACTTAATGATGGCTGGTAAAGTAGCTGTTGTTGCCGGTTATGGCGATGTAGGAAAAGGTTCTGCTCAATCTTTAAGAAGTGCCGGAGTTAGAGTAATCGTTTCTGAAATTGATCCTATTTGTGCACTGCAAGCTGCAATGGATGGTTATGAAGTTAAGAAGATGAAAAATGCAGTTCCTCGTGCGGATCTTATAGTAACAGCAACCGGAAATATAGATATCATAACAGAAGAACACTTCCGTCTTATGAAAGACAAAGCGATTGTTTGTAACATTGGACATTTTGATAATGAAATTGATATGGCTTGGTTAAACGACAATTATGGAAACACAAAAGACACTATCAAACCTCAAGTTGATAAATATACTGTGGATGGTAAAGATATTATTGTGTTGGCTGAAGGAAGATTAGTTAATCTTGGCTGTGGAACAGGGCATCCGTCTTTTGTTATGTCCAATTCATTTACAAATCAAGTGCTTGCACAGCTTGAGCTTTGGAATCATTCTGATAAATATGAAAATAAAGTTTACACGCTTCCAAAACATCTAGATGAACAAGTAGCAAGATTGCATTTAGAAAAAATTGGTGTGGAATTGGATTTGCTAAATGAGAAACAGGCAAAATATATTGGTGTTAAAGCAGACGGTCCTTACAAACCGGATTATTACAGATATTAA
- a CDS encoding ATP-binding protein, with amino-acid sequence MRKKHLKAEENMRLEKAESIALFAELSPDPIFRLDESGKIILANNSAHKIFPHQVLLGETVQNIFPFLQDKEIKEIIDQEKTINQSALIGNNYFQFILEGISKLNICQVYGRDITELKNTESNLKVALVNAEESKRLKEFFLAQISHEIRSPLNVIVGCTDLLLEESNDAIESEFGSILRSMKNNSKRLYRTFDLLLNMSQLQTGKYDVRLEKVDLYALLKTLQSEYTSLAEERGLIINLTNPIKEDANVVADHYSITQIFANLLDNAIKYTNKGEINLNIYRNNTNICVDLTDTGKGISKEYINKLFAPFSQEEMGYTRRYEGTGLGLALVKNFIDINKAQIKVKSELNVGTTFTVILNGDKKWGI; translated from the coding sequence ATGAGGAAGAAGCATCTTAAAGCAGAAGAGAACATGCGTCTTGAGAAAGCAGAATCTATTGCCCTTTTTGCAGAGCTTTCTCCAGACCCTATTTTCAGGCTTGATGAATCCGGAAAAATTATTCTAGCAAATAATTCCGCACACAAAATCTTTCCACATCAAGTGTTGCTTGGTGAAACAGTACAAAACATTTTCCCTTTTTTACAAGATAAAGAGATCAAAGAGATCATAGATCAAGAAAAAACTATCAATCAATCTGCATTAATAGGAAATAATTATTTTCAATTCATTCTCGAAGGTATTAGTAAACTTAATATCTGCCAGGTTTACGGCCGCGACATAACCGAATTGAAAAACACAGAAAGCAATTTAAAAGTAGCGTTAGTTAATGCGGAAGAATCTAAACGTTTAAAGGAATTCTTTTTAGCGCAAATTTCACATGAGATCCGTTCACCGTTGAATGTTATAGTTGGTTGTACTGATCTTTTGCTTGAAGAATCTAACGATGCGATCGAAAGTGAGTTCGGTTCTATTCTGCGTTCAATGAAAAATAACAGCAAGCGATTATATAGAACATTTGACCTGCTGTTAAATATGTCGCAGCTACAAACGGGTAAATACGATGTTCGCTTGGAAAAAGTTGATCTCTATGCACTTTTAAAAACTCTCCAAAGCGAGTACACATCTTTAGCCGAAGAGAGAGGATTAATTATTAATCTGACTAATCCAATTAAAGAAGATGCTAATGTTGTTGCAGATCATTATTCGATTACTCAAATATTTGCAAATCTCTTAGATAATGCGATCAAATACACAAATAAAGGTGAGATCAACTTAAATATTTACAGAAATAACACAAATATTTGCGTTGATTTAACCGATACAGGCAAAGGAATATCTAAAGAATATATTAATAAACTGTTCGCTCCTTTTTCACAGGAAGAAATGGGATATACAAGAAGATACGAGGGAACAGGATTAGGGTTAGCGCTTGTAAAAAATTTTATAGATATAAATAAAGCACAGATTAAAGTAAAAAGTGAATTAAATGTAGGAACAACATTCACAGTAATTTTAAATGGAGATAAGAAATGGGGAATTTAG
- a CDS encoding T9SS type A sorting domain-containing protein yields MKRQIIVLLFLILMCEKTTPQSNTINCYVPPGYKSSFVLQQGKNKSISSITAVTPLSEVIIVAKDYGANPTLPVWFDQVTDRLPQYFSEATFGNFSYTGTVLKDGGVRAYIMPAPYTPPFDGTCQHVHSESNIRAVLALADVDYNFANYADANNIVNAHFVSIEGSGNGGVVCQIDYLSNDYKNGSRVTVRIERQTRGNDQKNFFNIFCHESGHYYFGLPDMEHSASQTYDHWSLGSFEVMSTLGFGNIPSLYNPVFRVNNNWFTPTTITSSQNNVTLQDFQTSKQCYVYNSNSSQGGMLSSQRFYITHHNRNGYFYSNWPYQDPQKGGVLIWHETGGGSYADWRRMDIDLEAAHGKYDWTISPPNATNTGVQNPYTGRDSLEIRVVSSGRVVGGPYYNRDVGSGSIFFTPDAGKTFTPTSNPNSNWYSSNTNNYAQTGVSALNVTNIRSNSGSALVDFSFNSNYTIIQDMSFSSYAWSFDTDVIVNSGVTLTILPGASIYFTPGKKLIVYGTLNATNTTFTSVSSWGGITFQSGATGIMDGCTINYVDTYGGAAIVINNCSPTIQNCTIQPRNISNGISVLSNSTPYIYNNTIRMFGTSTNGIYVSQSSPYIRKNTIIGKNNSGSTGVYAYYISRPFFGVPYGSTEGKNEIQQFYDGIYAFYYCTVDAGSATLARDNVIYFNTNSNVYADYNSTVNARYNWWGLYPPDQTKFKAYNGSSIYWDPALSSPPAQGLLAVSTQNTSISPDEELLEKANELRQNKKYDESIKIYKSLLSSSANSNVVKKALVGVAFIYSGTKSPELMSIIDAYTQLKNDKYQMEPLAFELLSLLYTNNGDNLKAIEANNKLVIKFVNTENGNNGLMNLFYIYYNKKEYDLAASILSKVKANRANDYEILSAKWLLNVVGKWDFNTTLSKGITELSEKPSAVIEKNDGEILENYPNPFNPTTKISFSIPQKSQIKLKVFDALGREVANLADGVYDIGKYEITFDASKLPSGVYFYNLTTGSNSISKKMLLIK; encoded by the coding sequence ATGAAACGCCAAATTATTGTTTTATTGTTTTTAATCTTAATGTGTGAAAAAACAACTCCACAATCAAATACTATTAATTGTTATGTCCCGCCGGGTTACAAATCCTCTTTTGTTCTACAACAGGGAAAAAACAAAAGTATCTCGTCAATTACTGCGGTTACCCCTTTAAGCGAAGTAATTATTGTTGCAAAAGATTATGGAGCTAACCCTACATTGCCAGTTTGGTTTGATCAGGTAACTGATAGGTTACCTCAATATTTTAGCGAAGCAACCTTTGGTAATTTTTCTTACACGGGCACTGTATTAAAAGATGGTGGAGTAAGAGCATATATAATGCCCGCACCATATACTCCACCATTTGACGGCACGTGCCAGCATGTACATTCTGAAAGTAACATTAGAGCAGTACTTGCTTTAGCAGATGTAGACTATAATTTTGCAAACTATGCTGATGCAAATAACATAGTTAACGCACACTTTGTCTCTATAGAAGGTTCTGGAAACGGCGGTGTTGTTTGTCAAATTGATTATTTGTCAAACGACTATAAGAACGGCAGCCGTGTAACTGTTAGAATTGAAAGACAAACTAGAGGAAATGACCAGAAAAATTTCTTTAATATTTTCTGCCATGAATCAGGGCATTATTATTTCGGATTACCTGATATGGAACACAGTGCTTCTCAAACTTATGACCATTGGTCGCTCGGCTCTTTCGAGGTTATGAGTACTCTTGGTTTTGGTAATATACCATCATTATATAATCCGGTCTTTAGAGTAAATAACAATTGGTTTACTCCAACAACAATTACTTCCTCTCAGAATAATGTAACATTACAGGATTTTCAAACTTCAAAACAATGTTATGTTTACAATTCAAACTCTTCTCAAGGCGGTATGCTGTCAAGTCAAAGGTTTTATATTACGCACCATAATCGAAACGGTTACTTTTATAGTAATTGGCCATATCAAGACCCGCAAAAGGGCGGAGTTTTAATCTGGCATGAAACAGGCGGTGGTAGTTATGCTGACTGGCGAAGAATGGATATTGATTTAGAAGCAGCACACGGAAAATACGATTGGACAATATCACCACCTAATGCAACAAACACAGGAGTACAAAATCCTTATACCGGTAGAGACAGTTTAGAAATAAGAGTTGTTAGCAGCGGAAGAGTTGTAGGTGGTCCATATTATAACAGAGATGTTGGGAGCGGTTCAATATTTTTTACTCCCGATGCCGGAAAAACTTTTACACCAACATCTAATCCAAATTCAAATTGGTATTCAAGTAATACAAATAATTATGCACAAACCGGTGTTTCAGCTCTAAATGTAACTAACATAAGAAGCAACAGTGGAAGTGCTTTAGTGGATTTTAGCTTTAACAGTAATTATACAATCATTCAAGATATGTCGTTTAGCTCTTATGCATGGAGCTTTGACACCGATGTAATAGTAAACAGCGGTGTTACTTTAACTATATTACCCGGTGCATCAATTTATTTTACACCAGGTAAAAAATTAATTGTTTATGGTACACTAAATGCAACCAATACAACTTTTACTTCTGTATCAAGTTGGGGTGGTATTACATTTCAAAGTGGTGCTACTGGTATTATGGACGGTTGCACAATCAATTATGTCGATACCTATGGTGGTGCAGCTATAGTAATTAATAATTGTTCTCCTACCATTCAGAATTGTACCATTCAACCCAGAAATATTTCTAATGGTATTTCGGTTTTATCAAATAGCACTCCATACATCTATAATAATACAATTAGAATGTTTGGTACCAGCACGAACGGTATATATGTAAGTCAATCAAGTCCATATATTAGAAAAAACACTATTATTGGAAAAAATAATAGTGGCAGCACAGGTGTGTATGCCTACTATATTTCACGCCCATTTTTTGGTGTACCTTATGGCAGCACCGAAGGTAAAAACGAAATACAACAATTTTACGATGGGATCTATGCCTTTTACTACTGTACTGTAGATGCTGGTTCCGCTACTTTGGCAAGAGATAATGTGATTTATTTTAATACTAATTCTAATGTTTATGCAGACTATAATTCTACTGTAAATGCACGATATAACTGGTGGGGTCTGTATCCCCCAGATCAAACAAAATTCAAAGCTTATAATGGGTCTAGTATTTATTGGGATCCAGCGCTATCTTCTCCACCTGCTCAAGGATTACTTGCTGTTAGTACTCAAAACACCAGCATCTCACCTGACGAAGAATTATTGGAGAAAGCAAATGAATTGAGACAAAATAAAAAGTATGATGAATCAATAAAAATTTATAAATCGCTTCTTAGTTCAAGTGCTAATTCTAATGTTGTAAAGAAAGCTCTTGTGGGAGTTGCATTTATTTATTCGGGAACGAAATCCCCTGAATTGATGAGTATAATTGATGCTTATACACAACTTAAGAATGATAAATATCAAATGGAACCGCTTGCTTTCGAACTCCTTTCTTTACTTTATACAAACAACGGCGATAACTTAAAAGCTATTGAAGCAAACAATAAACTTGTTATAAAATTTGTTAATACAGAAAATGGGAATAATGGTTTGATGAATCTGTTTTATATTTATTACAATAAGAAGGAATATGATTTAGCTGCCTCAATACTTTCAAAGGTGAAGGCAAATAGAGCGAATGATTATGAAATATTATCTGCAAAATGGCTATTAAATGTTGTTGGAAAATGGGATTTTAATACAACTCTATCAAAAGGAATAACGGAATTATCAGAAAAACCATCGGCTGTTATTGAAAAGAATGATGGTGAAATATTGGAAAATTATCCTAATCCATTCAACCCAACAACAAAAATTAGTTTTTCTATTCCCCAGAAGAGTCAGATTAAATTAAAAGTGTTTGATGCATTAGGAAGAGAAGTAGCAAACTTAGCTGACGGAGTTTATGATATTGGAAAGTATGAAATAACATTTGATGCAAGTAAATTACCAAGCGGAGTTTATTTCTATAATCTAACAACAGGAAGCAATTCCATTTCGAAGAAAATGTTGTTGATCAAGTAA
- a CDS encoding T9SS type A sorting domain-containing protein, whose amino-acid sequence MNKIIVTIMVIFSIKLSAQDYPLAPEVWSEPKRVEDIYIKGIDADNPSLTKNLDTMYFYRSGEIYVTTLKEGKWQTPKRLNNNVNAGGAMRNPSISKDGRRIYYAAWGGYGGWDLWYNDWDPLTNDWGSYKNLGPKLNSPTMDWYLYEVSKDTLFILDDKVATPSPILYVFNKTKNDWAIADSFYYHKLGCCSVQGISMPANKKKIYYSDINFSWSNGNYKKRYSELCIVYWDENKNYWSDPYFLNINSEAFQPDPNNPFNWTGGVDEFPWISRNGKTLYFHSSRREAREDSSNAYNIYVSYLLIDENGKPVSVENENKIPTGYKLYQNYPNPFNPSTKIKYSIPETTFISLTLYDIRGRRITELVNEERHPGEYEVELNSNKYNLSSGVYIYQLRTSRAVLTNKLTLIK is encoded by the coding sequence ATGAATAAAATAATTGTAACAATAATGGTAATATTTTCTATCAAACTTTCAGCCCAAGATTACCCGCTTGCACCGGAAGTTTGGAGCGAACCAAAAAGAGTTGAAGATATATACATAAAAGGAATAGATGCAGATAATCCGAGCCTGACAAAAAATCTTGACACAATGTATTTCTACAGAAGCGGTGAAATTTATGTAACTACATTAAAAGAAGGGAAGTGGCAAACACCAAAAAGATTGAACAATAATGTCAACGCTGGTGGCGCAATGAGAAATCCATCAATAAGCAAAGATGGTAGAAGAATATATTATGCAGCATGGGGTGGTTACGGCGGCTGGGATCTATGGTACAATGATTGGGATCCACTTACTAATGACTGGGGTTCTTACAAGAACCTGGGACCAAAACTTAACTCGCCAACAATGGATTGGTACCTCTATGAAGTAAGCAAAGACACCCTTTTTATCCTTGACGATAAAGTAGCAACACCTTCTCCGATACTATATGTTTTCAACAAGACCAAGAACGATTGGGCAATCGCAGATAGTTTTTATTATCACAAGTTGGGTTGCTGTAGCGTTCAAGGTATAAGCATGCCTGCGAATAAAAAGAAAATATATTATAGTGATATAAATTTTTCATGGAGCAATGGTAATTATAAAAAACGTTACTCAGAATTGTGTATAGTATACTGGGATGAGAATAAGAATTATTGGAGTGACCCATATTTTCTAAATATAAATTCAGAAGCATTTCAACCAGACCCTAATAATCCATTCAATTGGACTGGCGGAGTAGATGAATTTCCATGGATATCCCGGAATGGTAAAACTTTATACTTCCATTCAAGTAGAAGAGAAGCAAGGGAAGATAGCAGTAACGCTTATAACATTTATGTAAGTTATTTACTAATAGATGAAAACGGTAAGCCTGTTTCAGTAGAAAATGAAAACAAAATACCAACGGGATATAAACTTTACCAGAACTACCCGAACCCTTTCAATCCATCAACAAAAATAAAATACAGCATTCCTGAAACAACATTTATCTCTCTTACATTATACGATATAAGAGGAAGAAGAATAACAGAATTAGTTAATGAAGAAAGACATCCGGGAGAATATGAAGTAGAATTAAATTCAAATAAATATAATCTATCCAGCGGAGTGTACATATACCAGCTTCGCACTTCCCGAGCAGTTCTAACTAACAAATTAACACTAATTAAGTAG
- the metK gene encoding methionine adenosyltransferase produces MSYLFTSESVSEGHPDKVCDAISDGILDAIFSKDPKARVACETFVTTGLVIVGGEVTTSAYIDVESVVRKTIRNIGYTKAEYKFDSESCGVLNAIHSQSPDIAMGVDTGGAGDQGIMFGYACDQTPELMPMPIVYAHKLVKRLAEVRKKNPRLMPYLRPDAKSQVTIEYDDKNKPLRVDAVVISTQHDGDVSQKKIKDDVIKHIIKKVIPAKYIDSKTKYFVNPTGRFEIGGPHGDSGLTGRKIIVDTYGGWAPHGGGAFSGKDPSKVDRSATYAARHIAKNIVAAKLAKECLVQVAYAIGVAEPVSIYVDTKGTGKISDLKIADMIKKEVDLTPRGIIERLKLRRPIYQKTSSYGHFGRNEKDFTWEQLDLVPTFREYL; encoded by the coding sequence ATGTCATACTTATTCACTTCGGAATCCGTCTCGGAAGGTCATCCGGATAAAGTCTGCGATGCAATATCAGACGGAATACTCGATGCGATCTTTTCAAAAGATCCCAAAGCACGTGTTGCCTGCGAAACTTTTGTTACTACGGGACTTGTTATAGTCGGCGGTGAAGTTACAACAAGCGCTTACATTGATGTTGAATCTGTCGTAAGAAAAACAATTCGTAACATTGGTTATACAAAAGCAGAATATAAATTTGATTCAGAATCTTGCGGTGTGCTGAATGCAATTCACTCACAATCACCCGATATTGCTATGGGTGTTGATACAGGCGGAGCGGGGGATCAAGGAATCATGTTCGGTTATGCATGCGATCAAACTCCCGAGTTAATGCCGATGCCGATCGTTTATGCACATAAATTAGTTAAACGACTTGCGGAGGTGCGCAAAAAAAATCCGCGACTAATGCCTTACTTGAGACCTGACGCAAAATCTCAAGTAACAATTGAGTATGATGATAAAAATAAACCTCTGCGTGTAGATGCGGTTGTAATTTCTACTCAGCATGATGGTGATGTTTCTCAGAAAAAAATTAAAGATGATGTTATTAAACACATCATTAAAAAAGTTATTCCGGCAAAATATATTGATAGCAAAACAAAATATTTTGTTAATCCAACAGGAAGATTTGAAATTGGCGGACCGCATGGAGACAGCGGATTGACCGGAAGAAAAATTATTGTTGATACTTACGGCGGATGGGCACCGCATGGTGGTGGCGCATTCTCTGGTAAAGATCCATCCAAAGTTGACCGCAGTGCAACATACGCTGCACGGCATATTGCTAAAAATATTGTAGCCGCAAAACTCGCTAAAGAATGTTTGGTTCAGGTTGCTTATGCTATTGGTGTTGCAGAACCGGTATCAATTTATGTTGATACTAAAGGCACGGGAAAAATATCTGATCTTAAAATTGCAGATATGATAAAAAAGGAAGTGGATCTGACACCTCGAGGAATTATAGAAAGGTTGAAATTGCGCAGACCGATCTATCAGAAAACTTCTTCGTACGGTCACTTCGGCAGAAACGAAAAAGACTTTACATGGGAACAATTGGATCTTGTTCCAACGTTTAGAGAATATTTATAA
- the amrS gene encoding AmmeMemoRadiSam system radical SAM enzyme, whose protein sequence is MINLQTEKYHLAKWWEKTEIGKLLCTLCPRYCTIGEGQAGFCYIRQNIEGKLYSTGYGKPTGFAIDPIEKKPLNHFLPGTEILSFGTAGCNLGCKFCQNWSISKAKLDSVHSLSYSPENVVALAKKHNVPSIAFTYNDPVIFGEYVIDISKIAKEENIKSVMVTAGYIDKNARKDVFKYIDAANVDLKAFSETFYHKLTFSHLNYVLDTLIWLKKETAIWFEITTLLIPGENDSEEETKKMCGWILENLGDDVPLHFTAFHPDFKLINKGPTPAPTLIRARQIALQSGIKFCYVGNIHDSIGQNTYCPHCSHKLIVRDWHSVKSYKITGNKCPSCGILIAGVFS, encoded by the coding sequence GTGATAAATCTGCAAACAGAAAAATATCATCTTGCAAAATGGTGGGAAAAAACTGAAATCGGTAAGTTGCTCTGCACGCTTTGCCCACGCTATTGTACAATTGGTGAAGGACAAGCAGGATTTTGTTACATCCGCCAAAACATCGAAGGAAAACTTTATTCAACCGGATATGGAAAACCAACCGGCTTTGCAATTGATCCGATAGAAAAAAAACCACTCAATCATTTTCTCCCAGGAACTGAAATTTTAAGTTTTGGTACAGCAGGATGTAATCTTGGATGCAAATTCTGTCAGAACTGGTCAATCAGCAAAGCTAAATTAGACAGCGTTCATTCCCTTTCTTATTCACCGGAGAATGTTGTTGCTCTTGCTAAGAAACATAATGTTCCATCTATAGCTTTTACATATAATGATCCTGTTATCTTTGGTGAATATGTTATAGATATTTCTAAGATTGCCAAGGAAGAAAATATTAAATCAGTAATGGTTACTGCCGGTTACATTGATAAAAATGCACGTAAAGATGTTTTCAAATATATTGATGCTGCCAATGTTGATCTAAAAGCTTTTTCAGAAACTTTCTATCACAAATTAACTTTCTCACATCTTAATTATGTTCTTGATACTCTTATATGGTTAAAAAAAGAAACTGCTATTTGGTTTGAAATAACTACACTTCTAATACCCGGTGAGAATGATTCCGAAGAAGAAACAAAAAAAATGTGCGGGTGGATTTTGGAAAATCTTGGAGATGATGTGCCGCTACATTTTACTGCGTTTCACCCCGATTTTAAGTTGATAAATAAAGGGCCAACTCCGGCACCAACATTAATAAGAGCACGACAGATTGCGCTTCAATCTGGAATTAAGTTTTGTTATGTGGGTAATATTCACGATTCGATTGGACAAAATACTTATTGCCCTCATTGCAGTCATAAACTTATTGTTAGAGACTGGCATTCTGTTAAGAGTTATAAGATAACAGGTAATAAATGTCCTTCGTGCGGCATTTTAATTGCGGGTGTTTTTTCTTAA
- a CDS encoding sugar phosphate nucleotidyltransferase, producing the protein MRAVIPAAGIGTRLKPHTYSLPKVLLNVGGKPILGHIIEKLLAEKIIKATFVTGYLGEKIVEYVHKEFPSLKADFIEQEEALGLGHAIQVAIPTFDDDEIFIILGDTIFDVDLKKVFLKKNSSLGVKIVDDPSRFGVAVCENEKIIKLIEKPKEIISKLALVGLYYITNANLLKDSLNELFNKQIKTCGEYQLTDALQIMIDKGESLTTFQVEGWYDCGKPETLLSTNQFLLTKRGTNRRVENVVINDPVFISDSAVIKNSVIGPFTTISDNCEITDSIIRNSIISSGAKIEKAMLENSIIGSNAIVRSNFRKLNTGDSSEIEFN; encoded by the coding sequence TTGAGGGCAGTAATACCGGCAGCAGGAATTGGCACACGCCTTAAACCGCATACATATTCTCTTCCTAAAGTTTTGCTCAATGTTGGCGGCAAACCGATTCTCGGGCATATAATTGAAAAATTACTTGCCGAGAAAATTATCAAAGCTACTTTTGTTACAGGATATCTCGGTGAAAAAATTGTTGAATATGTTCATAAAGAATTTCCATCTCTAAAAGCAGATTTTATTGAGCAGGAAGAAGCGCTTGGATTAGGACATGCAATTCAAGTGGCAATACCAACTTTTGACGATGATGAAATATTCATAATACTTGGCGATACAATCTTTGATGTTGATCTAAAAAAAGTTTTTTTGAAAAAGAACAGTTCACTTGGCGTTAAGATTGTTGACGATCCTTCAAGGTTTGGAGTTGCTGTTTGTGAAAACGAAAAAATTATTAAACTAATTGAAAAACCAAAAGAGATTATCTCAAAACTTGCCTTGGTTGGTTTATATTATATCACGAACGCTAATTTATTGAAAGATTCGTTGAACGAACTTTTTAATAAGCAAATAAAAACTTGTGGAGAATATCAATTAACTGATGCACTTCAAATCATGATTGATAAAGGAGAAAGTTTAACAACATTCCAAGTAGAAGGATGGTACGATTGCGGTAAGCCGGAAACTCTTTTATCTACAAATCAATTTCTATTGACAAAACGTGGAACCAATAGACGAGTGGAAAATGTTGTTATTAATGATCCGGTTTTCATCTCTGATAGTGCAGTAATAAAAAATTCTGTTATTGGTCCATTTACAACAATATCAGATAATTGTGAAATCACTGATTCAATTATTCGCAATTCAATTATTAGTTCCGGTGCAAAGATTGAAAAAGCAATGCTTGAAAATTCGATCATTGGCAGTAATGCAATTGTTCGAAGCAACTTTAGAAAGTTAAACACCGGCGATTCATCCGAAATAGAATTTAATTAA
- a CDS encoding response regulator, translating into MGNLVEQKPKLLITEDDYENQKFLELFLKKYFTIDICDSSESFYALMNNGKYDIILMDISIKGKKDGLELTRELKNNPNYSNIPVVCYTAHAFNKDRLNALDAGCDVYLSKPSDIHTLLNSLFDLLREKGITLVGSNHVQGFATS; encoded by the coding sequence ATGGGGAATTTAGTAGAACAAAAACCCAAACTTCTTATAACAGAAGACGATTATGAAAATCAAAAATTTCTTGAATTGTTTCTCAAGAAATATTTCACAATCGACATATGCGATTCATCCGAATCTTTCTATGCTTTAATGAATAACGGGAAATATGATATCATCCTTATGGATATTTCTATTAAAGGAAAGAAAGACGGTCTTGAATTAACAAGAGAGTTAAAGAATAATCCGAATTATTCTAACATCCCTGTTGTCTGTTATACTGCACATGCATTTAATAAAGACAGATTAAATGCTCTTGATGCCGGATGTGATGTTTATTTAAGTAAACCATCTGATATTCATACTCTTCTTAACTCATTATTTGATCTTCTACGAGAGAAGGGAATAACTTTAGTAGGATCTAATCACGTACAGGGTTTTGCCACATCATAA